The Acanthopagrus latus isolate v.2019 chromosome 6, fAcaLat1.1, whole genome shotgun sequence genome includes a region encoding these proteins:
- the LOC119020456 gene encoding zinc finger protein 385A-like isoform X1, whose amino-acid sequence MWGSGSINRPGPVPAFLRSPPVIPAPLDMKPFLQFPLESPHPASIGLFHNFNTMDPVQKAVMTHTFGPPMVKTKRPIISCNVCQIRFNSESQAEAHYKGNRHARRVKGIETSKTARLQDGDKQHPPPTASPIPPGPSPSSPEPDPNKQDDIQSCPNPSKSPLTPSQLPTPTLSSAEADCPLLPSVSTPLPPSPSPSAALSILPLDPAAAALPDTPSPAPSPSSGESEEEKAKKLLYCSLCKVAVNSLSQLEAHNKGTKHKTILEARSGLGPIKAYPRLGPKPSPEQGGELSSDPNTQERTFHCEICNVRVNSELQLKQHISSRRHRDGVAGKPNPLLSRHKKRTDFMELPKTLGAGLLPSPLAVAAAMAAAASSNQLALRPPCPTSHPHHHHHLLQGTPLSLLRPAPGPIRTTHGPILFTPY is encoded by the exons GAAGCATAAACCGACCGGGGCCGGTCCCAGCCTTCCTCAGGAGCCCACCTGTCATCCCTGCCCCACTGGACATGAAGCCCTTCCTCCAGTTCCCCCTGGAGTCGCCTCACCCGGCCAGCATCGGCCTCTTCCACAACTTCAATACA ATGGACCCTGTCCAGAAGGCTGTGATGACGCATACCTTCGGCCCACCTATGGTGAAGACAAAGCGGCCAATCATCTCTTGCAACGTCTGCCAAATACGCTTCAACTcggag AGCCAGGCAGAGGCCCACTATAAGGGGAACCGCCATGCTCGGAGAGTGAAGGGGATCGAGACATCCAAGACAGCTCGTCTCCAAGATGGCGACAAGCAGCACCCTCCCCCTACTGCTTCACCCATCCCACCTGGCCCCTCGCCATCCAGCCCTGAGCCTGATCCTAATAAGCAGG ATGACATCCAATCCTGTCCCAATCCCAGCAAGTCACCTTTGACCCCTAGCCAACTTCCAACACCCACCCTGAGCTCAGCAGAGGCAGACTGTCCTCTCTTGCCTTCTGTCAGCACACCTCTgccaccctctccctccccctctgcgGCCCTCAGCATCCTCCCTCTGGATCCAGCGGCGGCTGCTCTTCCTGACACCCCATCCCCAGCACCCAGCCCTTCTTCTGGAgagtcagaggaagagaaagccAAGAAGCTTCTCTACTGCTCTCTGTGCAAAGTAGCTGTTAATTCCCTGTCACAACTGGAGGCACATAACAAAG gtACCAAACACAAAACCATTCTGGAGGCTCGGAGTGGACTGGGACCTATTAAAGCATACCCACGTCTGGGTCCTAAACCCAGTCCAGAGCAAGGAGGGGAGCTGTCCTCTGACCCCAACACTCAGGAACGCACCTTCCACTGTGAGATCTGCAACGTCAGAGTGaactcagagctgcagcttAAACAG CATATATCTAGTCGGAGGCATCGGGATGGAGTTGCAGGGAAACCTAATCCTCTTCTCAGTCGGCACAAGAAGCGCACAGACTTCATG GAACTTCCTAAAACTCTGGGGGCCGGACTTTTACCAAGTCCTCTGGCTGTTGCTGCAGCGATggcagctgcagcctcctccaATCAGCTGGCACTACGTCCCCCTTGCCCGACCTCCCACcctcatcaccaccaccacctcctacAGGGAACACCCCTCAGCCTGCTTAGGCCCGCCCCTGGTCCCATCCGCACCACGCACGGGCCAATCCTGTTCACTCCTTactga
- the LOC119020456 gene encoding zinc finger protein 385A-like isoform X2, which produces MILGSINRPGPVPAFLRSPPVIPAPLDMKPFLQFPLESPHPASIGLFHNFNTMDPVQKAVMTHTFGPPMVKTKRPIISCNVCQIRFNSESQAEAHYKGNRHARRVKGIETSKTARLQDGDKQHPPPTASPIPPGPSPSSPEPDPNKQDDIQSCPNPSKSPLTPSQLPTPTLSSAEADCPLLPSVSTPLPPSPSPSAALSILPLDPAAAALPDTPSPAPSPSSGESEEEKAKKLLYCSLCKVAVNSLSQLEAHNKGTKHKTILEARSGLGPIKAYPRLGPKPSPEQGGELSSDPNTQERTFHCEICNVRVNSELQLKQHISSRRHRDGVAGKPNPLLSRHKKRTDFMELPKTLGAGLLPSPLAVAAAMAAAASSNQLALRPPCPTSHPHHHHHLLQGTPLSLLRPAPGPIRTTHGPILFTPY; this is translated from the exons GAAGCATAAACCGACCGGGGCCGGTCCCAGCCTTCCTCAGGAGCCCACCTGTCATCCCTGCCCCACTGGACATGAAGCCCTTCCTCCAGTTCCCCCTGGAGTCGCCTCACCCGGCCAGCATCGGCCTCTTCCACAACTTCAATACA ATGGACCCTGTCCAGAAGGCTGTGATGACGCATACCTTCGGCCCACCTATGGTGAAGACAAAGCGGCCAATCATCTCTTGCAACGTCTGCCAAATACGCTTCAACTcggag AGCCAGGCAGAGGCCCACTATAAGGGGAACCGCCATGCTCGGAGAGTGAAGGGGATCGAGACATCCAAGACAGCTCGTCTCCAAGATGGCGACAAGCAGCACCCTCCCCCTACTGCTTCACCCATCCCACCTGGCCCCTCGCCATCCAGCCCTGAGCCTGATCCTAATAAGCAGG ATGACATCCAATCCTGTCCCAATCCCAGCAAGTCACCTTTGACCCCTAGCCAACTTCCAACACCCACCCTGAGCTCAGCAGAGGCAGACTGTCCTCTCTTGCCTTCTGTCAGCACACCTCTgccaccctctccctccccctctgcgGCCCTCAGCATCCTCCCTCTGGATCCAGCGGCGGCTGCTCTTCCTGACACCCCATCCCCAGCACCCAGCCCTTCTTCTGGAgagtcagaggaagagaaagccAAGAAGCTTCTCTACTGCTCTCTGTGCAAAGTAGCTGTTAATTCCCTGTCACAACTGGAGGCACATAACAAAG gtACCAAACACAAAACCATTCTGGAGGCTCGGAGTGGACTGGGACCTATTAAAGCATACCCACGTCTGGGTCCTAAACCCAGTCCAGAGCAAGGAGGGGAGCTGTCCTCTGACCCCAACACTCAGGAACGCACCTTCCACTGTGAGATCTGCAACGTCAGAGTGaactcagagctgcagcttAAACAG CATATATCTAGTCGGAGGCATCGGGATGGAGTTGCAGGGAAACCTAATCCTCTTCTCAGTCGGCACAAGAAGCGCACAGACTTCATG GAACTTCCTAAAACTCTGGGGGCCGGACTTTTACCAAGTCCTCTGGCTGTTGCTGCAGCGATggcagctgcagcctcctccaATCAGCTGGCACTACGTCCCCCTTGCCCGACCTCCCACcctcatcaccaccaccacctcctacAGGGAACACCCCTCAGCCTGCTTAGGCCCGCCCCTGGTCCCATCCGCACCACGCACGGGCCAATCCTGTTCACTCCTTactga